The following nucleotide sequence is from Chromatiales bacterium.
GGAAGTTCTCAATGACTCTAGCATAAGCGAACAAACCACATCGCCCGACATCCCCGAACCTAATCCAACATAGGCAAATAGATAAGAAAAGATACTAATCACTCGTATCAAAACTACCGCCCTAGATCGATTATCCTAAATGCGAGTTGCTTCTTTAGACAATTTTACCTCTTGCTTTTGCCAATCTGGCAAATAAACACTCATTAAAGAACGAAACAATTTGCCATGGTGAGAAACTTTAAGATGTAGCAGTTCATGAATGATTACATAATCCTGTATTGCTTCATCTAGAAACAAAAGCTCGCTATTGAAGGTTACAAATCCATCCGCAGTACAGAATCCCCACTTCTTTTCGAGCCTTTCTATACGAACATCGTGTGGGAAAACCCGTATCTTTCTAGCCCATGCATTCACTTTATATCTAAAGTCTCTCTCTAATTTATCTACTCCCATAGACTTTCTCCATTAGCTTTAGAATCTTGTCCGTTACATCTAACATATTGTCTTGTTCCATGAGTGGCACCAGTCTCGCATAGATTTCTAATTTAAGTTGTCGTTTCTCGTCGGTATTGTCGTTGAAATTTTCGAACTTCTCAAAAGAAGTATTTATTTCTATGGCTAGTTGCTTAGGATTTTCCAAGTTTGCTTTTTTAAGACACCAATAGATTAAGAATGTTTCTTTATCCAACCCCAATTCTTTTTGTGCTTTCTGACTTTCTATAGCCTCATTAGACAGTTCATAGGCCTTTCGTAAGATTTCCCTTGATTTTTCCTGCCCATCCTTAAATTCTTTTAGTATTTCATTTGCTCTCTCATCTATAGAAATAAGCGCCGGATTTTCGTTTTGCTCCTCATTTGCCATCTTTATTATGGATTTTAGAAGATTCATCACTTTGATAATTTCGCTGGTAGTTTTATCTTTTTTGAGCTTCGTTAAAGTTTCGGCATTAATTTCAAAAACTTGGTCAACCTTATATGTATGTGCTTGTAGATTTTCTCGGATAAATCTTTCCGTTTTTCGGCCTAATTCATCCAAAAATTTAGTTTCCTTCGCATCGGGATCTCCGCTATATGCTCTAATTAAAAGTCGCTGAATCTCGATAATATTTTGGTATTTGGACATGTAAGGTTGTAGTCTTTTATCTGGAGAAAGCACTTCGTAAGCATCTTCCAGTTCTTTTGCTTTTGCTACAAACTCATCTCTTATCTTAGAGTCTTTGAAATCTTCATAAAGTAGCTTTTCTACTAATTTATCGTCTTGGGTTGCCAAGATCATAGGCAAATAACCCAACTCCTCATCTATTAGGTTTTTGAACCTATCAAACAGGCGATCTATATCTTCTATTACAGCATTCACTTCGTTGGCATCAAAGGCTAATGCTTTACTCATAGACTTGAAAATTCCAACAAAATCTACTATTAATCCACAAGGTTTGCGAATACCTGTGCTATTTTCATAAGGTCTATTGACTCGCGCAATAGCCTGCAACAATACATGATCACGCATAGGTTTATCCAAATACATACAGTAGAGTATAGGGGCATCGTAGCCGGTCAGTAGTTTATCGGTCACTATCAAAATATGAGGCTCGCTATCCGCTTTCTTAAAAAACTCTCTAGTTTGTTTTTCTTCGGCTTCGCTCTTTTGATATTTATCAAGTATTCCTCGGTCATTATGCCCTTTTGAATAAATTGCTTGCGACATTCCGGGTAAAAGTTTATCTAACGCCTCTTTATAAAGTGCACAAGCCTCTCTATCAACGGCAACAACAAAAGCCTTATAACCTAACGGTTGCACCTTTTCTTTGAAGTGATCGGCAATAAATGCGGCAACCTTATCAATCCGGTCATCGGCTTTCAAAAAAGTTTTAAGGCGCACAGCTTTTCTAAGCACTTCGTTCAAATCGTCTATATCGCTAACACCCTCGCTCTCTGCTTGCTGTAGAAATTCCTCTTCCAACAACTCGTCAGAAAGTTTTAATTGGTTGGGGACATTTTCATACCTTAGCTGTAAAGTTGTACCATCCTCTATGGACTCTCGTATTGAATATTTATCCAGATAGCCTTCTTTATCGTACTTACCGAAAATCTTAAAGGTGCCTTTGCCGCTAGCGGTTTTATCTACCGGCGTTCCGGTGAAGCCAAATAGCGTGGCATTGGGCAAGGCAGCGGTAAGGTAATTTCCTAAATCTTTATTAACTGAACGATGCGCCTCGTCAATCAAAACATAAAAATCCTGACGAGTGCAGCTGTTATTTTTAATTTGATCAAACTTATGGATCATTGAAATAATCAAACCACCAGCATTCGCCTTTAATATTTCTTGCAATTCTATTTTACTCTCGGCTTTACGGACCACGATTTCTTGGTGGCTTTCTATCAAGCGGTCAATCCAACCCGAAAGCTGTCCTTCGAGTTCTTGTCTATCTATAATCATCATCACCGTTGCGTTTGGTTTCCTCTCTAAAATTATGCGTGCCGCAGTAATCATCGTGAAGGTTTTCCCAGATCCTTGAGTATGCCAAATCAGCCCTCTCGTTTTGTTTTTCTCCTTCGTACATCGCTTATCAATCTTATCTATGGCTCTTATCTGATGTTGTTGCAATACGGTCTTTTTTAGTTCATCATCCTTATAAAAAAATAATACACATTGTCTAACTAGTCTCAAAAAGTTGGCTTTATCAAAAAAAGATTTAACCGCCTCTTCCCAAGTGATGTTTTTCTCTCTTTTGTGCTTTAATTCTTTTTTCCAGTTAAAGATATTTTTTCTTGAATAGTTCCAAGTAGCTCCGTAGAAATACTCGCAAACATCAGCTATGTTAAAGACTTGCGGACAACACAACATCTCAGGCGTTTGTTCTTCATAGCGTGCAAGTTGTGTTATAGCCTCTTGCATAGGGTCTTTATTTTTAGGATTCTTGTTTTCTACAATGGCAAGCGGTATACCATTGACAAGGAATATAATGTCCGAACGATTTTTATGTGAGATACTGGCATGCGCCCATTCTTGGGTGATATAAAACTCGTTATTCTCAGGATTCTCGAAGTCTATAGGGAAGATAGGTCGCTCTCTTCGCTCCTGCTGATCATAAAAACTTCTGCGTCCTTGTAGCCAATCCAAAACTTGTTTGTTACCCTCCATAGTATCCGGAATATTCTCTATATTTCTGATAATCCCTCGTGCGTCATCCTCATTTATAAATGGATTGAGCCGTACTAAATTTTGCGCCAATATATCATAGAAAAATTTGCCTTGTGTTCCTGCCCTGAAAGCCGATGCCTTTTCTACTGTTATATATTGCCAACCAATATGCTGTGCGTATTTGATAAAAGGCTTTTGCACGGCTTCCCTTTCGGTTATCAAACGAGACATTATTGATTGCTTTTGTTGATTAAATGAACAATTAGATTGATAACGGTATCTTTATCTTTGGTTTTGCTTTCGGCAACCAAAAGTGTCAATGCAATTAAAGCATTGTCGGCGATGCGTTTACTGCCTTTCGCCGAATACAGAAGTTTGTTTAAGTTTAAGAACCAGATAAAGATGAAAGCGCCGATTCTTTTATTACCATCCACAAAAGGATGATTCTTAACAATAAAATAAAGCAGGTGTGCCGCTTTCTCTTCAATACTCGGATAAAGATCCTTGCCACTGAAAGTTTGATAGATAGCATTTAGCGAACTATCAAATCCACTTTGCTCTCTCTCTTTACCGAATAAATCAGTCGCTTGCTTTTTCTCAATGAGCTTCTTTTGCAGATGTGCTATAGCAGACGAGGCATTTTCATAATTAATAGCAGATCCTTGTTGCGATGTCGTTTGCTCTATGCTCAGAGCATTGCGGTCGTATGCGTCTAAAGTTGCAATTGCATAAGAGTAGTCCTTAATAATATAAGAAAGTTCCGATACTGCATCGTGATTCAAACCAAGGTCTTGTAAAAATTCTTTCACTGCAGTTCTAACTCCGAAACATCAATAGCCAGTTTATCTACTCTAATTTGTCCAGTCATTAGTTTATTGAGCATAGATTTGAAAAGTGCTTGCAATGCAGATTTTTGCCCCTCATAGTTTTCAATCCTTTCATCTATTATAGAAAGGATTGAGGCGATTTTCTTTTGCTCAGGAAGAGGCGGGATCTTTATATCTTGTGCATACGCGGTATTTCTATTCAAACCAGGTACCGCAGAATCCGAATTTAATCTATCTAACGCAAGACCCTTAAGCAAATAGTAAAGAAAATCTAAATCACATTTTGTGTCACTTTTCGATACATAAAAAGTAGTATCAATAGGGAAAAATGATATATCACTCTTATAAACAGATCCTATCGTTCCTTTTCTACCAATAATGATTCCTGGTTCTGTTACCAATGGTTCATTATGCTTTCCTATTAAGCCAGCAGAACTAAACACTGGCACATCACCTAAAATTCTCTTCTGCTTTGGTAACGATTTACCATAATTTAAAACCGCTACCTCCCCCAACTTTATCTCCCGCCATCCCTTCCAATAAATCGTTTTACCTTTTGTTTTTTCGCTCTTCGTTCCATAAGTGAAAAGATGTTGCATCATGGATTTTTTGAGCTCTTTTATGGTTTTTATAAGCTCATCTTTAGCATCAATGTTCTGTTCAATCTTTGATAAAACGGTAGCGATTTTCTTTTGCTCAGAAAGAGGAGGAATAGGGATAGAAAAATTTTCAAAATTTTTTTTATTTAATATTGGGACTGTTACTTTTGCGGCACTCTGGATTAAACGTTGCCGGCAGTTATGAAGCATATAATATATAAAATGTGGGTTATAGTTAGAATTTACTATAACAGAATTAATTTGCTGATTTGTAGTTGAATAATTATCGTTA
It contains:
- a CDS encoding HsdR family type I site-specific deoxyribonuclease, with protein sequence MSRLITEREAVQKPFIKYAQHIGWQYITVEKASAFRAGTQGKFFYDILAQNLVRLNPFINEDDARGIIRNIENIPDTMEGNKQVLDWLQGRRSFYDQQERRERPIFPIDFENPENNEFYITQEWAHASISHKNRSDIIFLVNGIPLAIVENKNPKNKDPMQEAITQLARYEEQTPEMLCCPQVFNIADVCEYFYGATWNYSRKNIFNWKKELKHKREKNITWEEAVKSFFDKANFLRLVRQCVLFFYKDDELKKTVLQQHQIRAIDKIDKRCTKEKNKTRGLIWHTQGSGKTFTMITAARIILERKPNATVMMIIDRQELEGQLSGWIDRLIESHQEIVVRKAESKIELQEILKANAGGLIISMIHKFDQIKNNSCTRQDFYVLIDEAHRSVNKDLGNYLTAALPNATLFGFTGTPVDKTASGKGTFKIFGKYDKEGYLDKYSIRESIEDGTTLQLRYENVPNQLKLSDELLEEEFLQQAESEGVSDIDDLNEVLRKAVRLKTFLKADDRIDKVAAFIADHFKEKVQPLGYKAFVVAVDREACALYKEALDKLLPGMSQAIYSKGHNDRGILDKYQKSEAEEKQTREFFKKADSEPHILIVTDKLLTGYDAPILYCMYLDKPMRDHVLLQAIARVNRPYENSTGIRKPCGLIVDFVGIFKSMSKALAFDANEVNAVIEDIDRLFDRFKNLIDEELGYLPMILATQDDKLVEKLLYEDFKDSKIRDEFVAKAKELEDAYEVLSPDKRLQPYMSKYQNIIEIQRLLIRAYSGDPDAKETKFLDELGRKTERFIRENLQAHTYKVDQVFEINAETLTKLKKDKTTSEIIKVMNLLKSIIKMANEEQNENPALISIDERANEILKEFKDGQEKSREILRKAYELSNEAIESQKAQKELGLDKETFLIYWCLKKANLENPKQLAIEINTSFEKFENFNDNTDEKRQLKLEIYARLVPLMEQDNMLDVTDKILKLMEKVYGSR
- a CDS encoding restriction endonuclease subunit S; the protein is MMQEKMKQTEIGEIPESWSITKIKEIGEVITGSTPSTKNENFYGGEYNLISPADLDNGKYVQSAHRKLTQAGYERCTPVPQNSILVGCIGNIGKLGMINDNYSTTNQQINSVIVNSNYNPHFIYYMLHNCRQRLIQSAAKVTVPILNKKNFENFSIPIPPLSEQKKIATVLSKIEQNIDAKDELIKTIKELKKSMMQHLFTYGTKSEKTKGKTIYWKGWREIKLGEVAVLNYGKSLPKQKRILGDVPVFSSAGLIGKHNEPLVTEPGIIIGRKGTIGSVYKSDISFFPIDTTFYVSKSDTKCDLDFLYYLLKGLALDRLNSDSAVPGLNRNTAYAQDIKIPPLPEQKKIASILSIIDERIENYEGQKSALQALFKSMLNKLMTGQIRVDKLAIDVSELELQ
- a CDS encoding M48 family metallopeptidase, coding for MGVDKLERDFRYKVNAWARKIRVFPHDVRIERLEKKWGFCTADGFVTFNSELLFLDEAIQDYVIIHELLHLKVSHHGKLFRSLMSVYLPDWQKQEVKLSKEATRI
- a CDS encoding Fic family protein, whose translation is MKEFLQDLGLNHDAVSELSYIIKDYSYAIATLDAYDRNALSIEQTTSQQGSAINYENASSAIAHLQKKLIEKKQATDLFGKEREQSGFDSSLNAIYQTFSGKDLYPSIEEKAAHLLYFIVKNHPFVDGNKRIGAFIFIWFLNLNKLLYSAKGSKRIADNALIALTLLVAESKTKDKDTVINLIVHLINKSNQ